The following is a genomic window from Micromonospora cathayae.
TCCGGCCGGTCAGGCGTCCCCCCGGTTACCGGGCCGCCGGCCGGGTGGTCGGGCGCGTCCCCGGTCACCGGGCCGGCGTCCGGCCGGTCAGGCGTCCCCCCGGTCACCGGGCCGCCAGCCAGGTGATCAGCCGGGCCCACAGCTCCGGGTAGCCGGGCCAGGAGAGGAAGGGCGGCGGGGCCCAGTGCGGGGCGAGGTCGGAGGTGAAGACCCCGGTACGTCCCTGGCCGACCTGCCGTACCGCGATCAGCGGGTCCGGGCCGACGGTGACCAGCAGGTCGCCGTCGTCGCGGGCGGTGGTGCGGTTGTAGCCGAGCAGCGCCGGCCATTCGGTCGTCTCGTCGGGCAGGGCGGGGTGGGCGGTCAGCACCTTGGGCTGGACCCCTTCCGGGGCCTCCACCCGGTCGTCGCCGCTGAGCACGTCGACGGGGAGCAGGTCGGCGAGCGGGCTCTGCCCGTACCGGGCCTTGCCGTCGATGCCGGAGAACGACAGGTACCCGCCGACCATCAGCAGCGCGCCACCGGTGAGCACGTACTCCCGGATCGCGGCCAGCCGGTTCGGTTCACTGGCCGAGGTGCGGAACACCGACGGGGTGAGCAGGAAGGTGTTCGCCCCGACGTCGCTGATCACCACGCAGTCGTACGCCCGCAGCCCCTCGACGGTGGTCGGCATGTCGTCGGCGATGCGGTGCGCGGGGATGTGGTCGACCACCCAGTCGCGGGCCCGCAGGACGGCCTTGAACTCGTGCCCGCCCTCCTGGTACTCGCTGTTGGTGAAGCTGTCGAAGCCCTTCTGGTGGATCAGGTGGATGAACCAGGACTCGCCGAGCAGCAGGACTCTCACGGCCGTACTCCTTACTCGATGGTGCCGCTCGGGAAGTGCTCGCGGAACTGCCAGTCGTGTTCGGGGACGATCACGTCCGCCTCGCGGTGCAGGCGGGCGTAGCCCCGCATCAGCTCGGGCAGGTTCCAGAACGAACCCATCGGCCAGTTGAGCTCGAGATTGCGGTAGTTGTACATGACGTCGCTGGTCAGGCAGACCGTGCCGAGCGCGGTCTCCACCATGACCACCATGCAGCCGGGGGTGTGGCCGCCGATCTTGACCAGGCGGACCCCGTCGGCGATGTCGACGTCCCCGTCGATCACGTCCAGCCGGTCCCGGATATCGGTGATCTTGTACGAGTAGTCGGGGTAGTAGAACATGCAGAACGACGGCGGGGCGACCGCCTGGGGCAGTTCGTCGCGCTGCACCACGAACCGGGCCCGGGGGAACAGTTCGTTGTTGCCCACGTGGTCGAAGTGCAGGTGGGTGAGGACGACCACGTCGACGTCCTCGGGGCGGACCCCGTGCCGGGCGAGCCCGGCGACGAGGTCCTGTTCCGGGGTACGGGAGGCGACGAAGTCCACCCCGTACCGGCTCTG
Proteins encoded in this region:
- a CDS encoding glutamine amidotransferase → MRVLLLGESWFIHLIHQKGFDSFTNSEYQEGGHEFKAVLRARDWVVDHIPAHRIADDMPTTVEGLRAYDCVVISDVGANTFLLTPSVFRTSASEPNRLAAIREYVLTGGALLMVGGYLSFSGIDGKARYGQSPLADLLPVDVLSGDDRVEAPEGVQPKVLTAHPALPDETTEWPALLGYNRTTARDDGDLLVTVGPDPLIAVRQVGQGRTGVFTSDLAPHWAPPPFLSWPGYPELWARLITWLAAR
- a CDS encoding N-acyl homoserine lactonase family protein, with the protein product MLRIHQIVTGELESSLSVSLLNSGAHPDLDRSLVLPYGFRNDIRRRDGQVTEGVMVPVPVWLIEGTDKTILIDTGLGDIDEVSTMQSRYGVDFVASRTPEQDLVAGLARHGVRPEDVDVVVLTHLHFDHVGNNELFPRARFVVQRDELPQAVAPPSFCMFYYPDYSYKITDIRDRLDVIDGDVDIADGVRLVKIGGHTPGCMVVMVETALGTVCLTSDVMYNYRNLELNWPMGSFWNLPELMRGYARLHREADVIVPEHDWQFREHFPSGTIE